The DNA region GTGATCAACACCCCGAACTCGATCGGCTACGTGGAACTGTCCTACGCCGTCTCGAACGGCATGTCCTTCGCTTCGCTCGTCAACAAATCCGGAAACGTCGTCGTGGCGAATGCCGAAACCCTCGGCAATGCGATGAGCGACTTCGCGGGCGCTTTTTCCGACAAACTCACCGCCACGATCGTCGACGCGCCGGGAGCGGCCTCCTGGCCGATCGCCGGATACACCTACATCATTCTGCACACCCAGAGCATGACCGATTGTGTCAAAGCCGAGAAACTGCTCGGGTTCCTGACCTGGGCGCTGACCGATCCTGGTGCGGCCCAACAGGCTTCGGACCTCGGGTACTCGGTCCTGCCGACGGACGTGCGCGACATCGTCCTGGCCAAGCTCGGAGAGGTGACCTGCAACAGCAATCCGGTTCTCTAGTCCGCATGGGTCGCGCTCCTCACGCAACGAACGCCTCTGGAGAGCCCGGAACTCGGGCTCTCCAGAACCTTTGTAAAAAGAAGGCGAAATGCAGAAATCGCAAACGGCCGTACGCACCTTCCTTGAGAACTTCCGCAAACGGGCGGGCAGCATCCTGCACCACGGGGACCGCATCTGGCAGTTGCTGACGGTCGGCATGGGGCTTGGGGTAGCCCTCCTATTGCTGGGTATCGGCTGGATGCTGTGGCAGGATTCGGCCGATGCCCGGACTGTTTTCGGCTGGTCGTTTCTCCTGCCCACGGCGGATGCCTCCTGGAATCCCGTACTCGAACACTTCGAAGCCTGGCCCTTCATCTACGGAACCCTGATCACCTCCGCGGTGGCGCTGCTCATGGCGGTGCCGATCTCGATCGGAATCGGCATCTTCCTGGCCGAATTGTGTCCAGGCTGGCTGCGCCTGCCGCTCGGGTGGATGCTCGAACTCCTGGCATCCATCCCCAGCGTGGTGTTCGGGTTGTGGGGCATCTTCGTCTTCCTGCCCGAGGTTGTGGAACCGCTGGGAAGCTTTCTGGGCGCGTACCTCGGAGGCCTGCCGCTGCTTGGCGCGTTGTTCGCAGGCCCGATTCCGGCCAGCGGGGCCAGCCGGCTCGCGGCTTCGTTGATTCTCACCATCATGATAGTCCCGACCATCTCCGCCGTGACCCGCGACGTGTTTTTGGCCATCCCCCGTTCCCAACGCGAGGCCGCCTTCGCCCTCGGCGCTACGGAATGGGAGACAATCTCGCAAATCCTGGTCCCCTACGGCCTTTCCGGGATCCTCGGCGCGGTGATCCTCGGCCTCGGGCGGGCGCTCGGCGAGACGATGGCGGTGACGATGGTGATCGGCAACAGCATCAGCAGCGCCGTCTCCCTGCTGAAGCCCGGGTACACGATGTCGAGCATCATCGCCAACGAGTTTGCCGAAGCGGTCAGCCCCCTGCACAGCCAGGCGCTGATCGAAATCGGCTTTTTGTTGTTCTTCGTCACCTTGCTGGTGAATATGGCAGCCCGATTCATGGTCTGGCAAGTCGCCCGCAAGACTCCGCAGGAGGGACGCGGATGAACGCCTCTTCCGGCTCGACCCATTTCATCCGCGCCCGGCGCGGCTACGCAGGCCGACGGATCGTAAACGCCGCAATGCTGGTGTTTACCGGCCTGACCACCATGCTGGCACTTGTGCCGCTGTTTTGGATCATCGGCTACGTGGTCTATCAGGGCG from Anaerolineales bacterium includes:
- the pstC gene encoding phosphate ABC transporter permease subunit PstC, which codes for MQKSQTAVRTFLENFRKRAGSILHHGDRIWQLLTVGMGLGVALLLLGIGWMLWQDSADARTVFGWSFLLPTADASWNPVLEHFEAWPFIYGTLITSAVALLMAVPISIGIGIFLAELCPGWLRLPLGWMLELLASIPSVVFGLWGIFVFLPEVVEPLGSFLGAYLGGLPLLGALFAGPIPASGASRLAASLILTIMIVPTISAVTRDVFLAIPRSQREAAFALGATEWETISQILVPYGLSGILGAVILGLGRALGETMAVTMVIGNSISSAVSLLKPGYTMSSIIANEFAEAVSPLHSQALIEIGFLLFFVTLLVNMAARFMVWQVARKTPQEGRG